From Syntrophales bacterium, a single genomic window includes:
- the truA gene encoding tRNA pseudouridine(38-40) synthase TruA, with protein sequence MRNLKIIVEYDGTGYHGWQRQRGDITIQQTIEEKVGVITQEKIKLIGSGRTDAGVHAIGQVANFKTKSKIAERNLLKGINSLLPEDVVIKSLVEVDERFHARYDAKSKVYLYQIFNSPVPSALYRNYSWVVHSPLDIDNMKTAASQLIGSHDFSSFCAANNDTSDYIRKVVNVSINQGKDGIIRFFIEANGFLRYMVRNILGTLVDVGRGKFSPAKFLDIMKAKDRNMAGITAPPQGLFLKEVKY encoded by the coding sequence ATGAGGAATCTCAAGATTATCGTAGAATATGATGGTACCGGTTACCACGGGTGGCAGCGGCAGCGTGGTGACATAACCATACAGCAAACAATTGAGGAAAAGGTTGGTGTTATTACTCAGGAAAAAATAAAGTTGATCGGTTCAGGCAGAACGGATGCCGGTGTTCATGCTATTGGACAGGTTGCAAATTTTAAGACAAAATCAAAGATTGCTGAAAGAAACCTTCTAAAAGGGATAAACAGCCTTCTTCCGGAAGACGTTGTTATTAAAAGCCTGGTGGAGGTAGATGAACGATTTCACGCAAGATATGATGCAAAGAGCAAGGTTTACCTTTATCAAATATTCAACAGTCCTGTTCCATCGGCTTTATACCGGAACTATTCATGGGTTGTACATTCTCCACTCGATATAGATAATATGAAAACTGCTGCCAGTCAGCTTATCGGGTCTCACGATTTTTCATCCTTCTGTGCCGCTAATAACGATACTTCGGATTATATAAGAAAAGTTGTAAATGTAAGCATTAATCAGGGGAAGGATGGTATAATAAGATTTTTCATAGAGGCCAATGGCTTCTTGAGATATATGGTGAGAAACATTTTGGGTACGCTGGTTGATGTGGGAAGAGGCAAGTTTTCACCGGCTAAATTCCTCGATATAATGAAGGCTAAGGATAGGAACATGGCGGGTATTACCGCACCGCCGCAGGGACTATTTTTAAAAGAAGTCAAATACTAA